In Miscanthus floridulus cultivar M001 chromosome 19, ASM1932011v1, whole genome shotgun sequence, the DNA window CTCCTGGGAAGAAGAGGGTTTATAATAGTTCAGAATTTAAATTTGTCAGAAATTGAGCAGATGCTTAGTGAAGCTGGGAGAAAAACAATAAGTCGAGAGGCATCTGAAGACCTGGCTTTCGGGAATAATGTGGCCAAGAGTGAATAATGTGAACTGGTCCTTCGGGACAACTGTATGTGCAATGTTCAATCATTTGGAAGAACACTTGCCTATTTCCTTTTGTTGTTTCCCCTTGTCTGATCTGATGCATTCAATCAGCATGCCTGCTAGTTGCGGTGCAGGAGCAACTGGTGGCATAGCGTACTCCGCGtacatgcagcctgttcgtttggctgtggcttgtcgtaaacgatcgtaaatttctagccggaacagtatttttttctcacacaaacccgccagcagtactttttcacgaactagcaacgatacgaatcagccaacccAGCCTTCCTACCGACCTCTACCTGACCAATTGCGCGTCAGATGGTCAGATTCAGGTTTCAGTGCTGGCTGCAAAACTATGCCTGTATACTCTCTGGATCGTGGTTGTTGTGGTAGTAGCAACGGTTAAGATCTGATACTTGGTTTAGCCTGGCTAGTTGTTGGTTGCAGACGTTAGTTGCTTGCGCGTTACCAAGCTAAGACCCACCAGCTGGGAACTCTCACCATTGGCGTATGGCGAACCAAGTCAACTTTTCCAGGCCTTCCTTGAAATGCGGGAATTTGTTTAGGCCGAAATGATTCCCAGCCGCACAGATCTTTCACAAATTTGTATTACCGCGGAAGATTTCGGGGCTCGGAACGGCCCGTTCCGAGACAACCGAACGGCGCCTTACTGATTCCTGTGTTTTTCCTATAATAGATGAAGTTCGAAACCTGGTACTTTTAACTAAAGTACTGTCTTTGCTTCCCCTTTTCCCTTTCCTCCTCTGCCAATCTGCAACCTCCACATCTAATTCCACCTTCTCTATCTCCTCAGTCTTCCTCGATAGCTTCCGTATCAGTCTTCTTCGCTGCTTCGTCTTCCCCTTATCCTCCACAAACTGTGGTtgctcttcctctctgtctcacTGTCTCCACCTCCGTACTAAATTAATCTTTACGTTATCACGTCGTACTTCACAATCCGGCAGGCCGGCCGGAGAGAGCAGGGGTTCCTCGCTGCCCGCCGGAATTTCGAATCCGAGGCCTGGGCTGCTGGGCAGGAGCAGGACCAACGGCTGCCACAGCCACGGCCCTCGGTTCCGGGGCCTATCAAACTGTCGGCAGGTGGGCCCATCCTCTAGGCCGTGCTCATCATCGGCGGGGACCACTCGACGTCAACGGTCGGATCGCTCTCCTGGCAGCGGAATAGCGGATTGCGTTGCTCCCATTTCGGCAGCTCGACTCTCAACAAAGACTCAAAGTTCCTGGCTCCTTcgtccctctcctctctcctctcccccTTCTCCCCGCACCTAGGGTTTCGTACCCCTCCCCTCGTCCAGGCGTCCACCAGGACCACCGCCGGGCGGCGCGCGGCGGCCAGCCCCTCCCCGCCGCCTGAGACTTCTCCACTACCAGCAGTCTCAATTGCCCTCTTCGTTCGCTCTCTGGCAGCCCGCGCTCCGGGATCGATCCCTGCCTGCGTACCTACGAGCCGGGGGGCGACGTCGATCTATCGGCGGTATAGCCGGAGGCGGTGGTAGGCCGGTGACGAAGAAGGGGCGGTCTCTTGCTGTCCTACGGCTCCTGCCCTGCGTCGGGGGTAAGCAGCCAATTTCTTATGTTGGATTGGAAGGAGGGGACCCAGATGGGATCTCAGCCAACCTCGTGCCCATGTGCGCTGGGGCAATTGATTCGTCAATTGATTGGTCTCGCATTTCCTTTGCCCAACATAGATCATTTCTGAACAGAGACGTCCGTTTCTGAATTATGAGATGTGGTTGGATTGGTATGTGGTTTAGGACTGCCATTGTGTTGTTGTAGTGAAAAGTTCACCGTGCCAGATCCTGGATGTAAGGAACATGAAGCACACCCTGCACAATTGATCAAGCTATTGTAGTCTGATATGTTTAGTTGGTGTTGCTGTTTTCTATCTCTGTGTTGTTAACCACTTAACCACAATGAATAGCTTGTGATAATGCTCCCATTGATAGATTGACACAAATGGAGTAGCATGGGACAACAATGTAATGGACAACCGTGACTCACTTCCAGAATGGCAATTAATTGGTCTGACTTAACTGCGCTATCCACATATTTAATACTTCTTTCATATTTTATAAGTTGCTATATATTGCAgttcttggtgtttgccgacattGCGGGCATAATTTCTTAGCAGTATTGAATTACTACTGTCGCCCTTACGTGTGCCTTGTGTGGTTGTGCATGTCATGTGTATCCTTCTGTGTATGAGGGGACAATGATTTATAGAAGTTGGTATATTTATTAGGAATTGATTCCTTTTGATGTTTGGATAGCCAGCAAATGACTAGTTAGGCTGTGGAAATGGCTCCTTTATATATCAAGAAAGTTGCAATTACTTGGGACATGGAATGTTCCATATCCATCTCAATTATACGGTCGATCTGAAATGCTGAAGGCCTGAAGTActcctttcctttttctgcttctATGTCACTTCCATCGGTACCTGCCTACCTGGTCTACACCTAGTTACCTACATACATAATTCATATGGCAATATTTTTTATTCAGTACCATCGTTAAAGTTACCACTTACACAGCAATGGTTCTTGATATTCGTATCAGAGATCATTTTCATTGGGTGTGTCTATATCTCTACAAGAGCTAGTGATATACCATGTGTCGCAGGAACGAAGAATACAGGCTTAGTGATGTTAATTGTTTCCTAAGAGCACCCCTAATGTGTGTTCAAATTGAATGGGGCGATTTTCGGCTGCTTTGATATGTGTGGGTTCCACAGACAACTTAAAAATAATTCCTCTCTTCCTGACCTTTACATGACTATAATAAGGGTTCTGCCTGTTCCTTTAGGTTCCCTCACCCTCTCAAACAAATTCAGCCATGGCTCCACAAAACTCGTGGAGATGACTAGATCCGGTCAATGGCACAAAACTGGCTGGATTCGCTCCAACTCCTCTTGTAGTCTCATTTGTTTCCTTCTCCATTGGTTGTTGCATCCAGATATCACTGGAGCCCATAGAGCTTGCATGCGATGCTGATAGAGACCTATCCTCCACACTGCATAGGAGGCTGTGCTCCACTTCTCCTCCACACCAGACCACTTCCCGCTGCCTGAGGTGCTTCCAAATCTACCACAGAAGTGGAGAGGGGGGTGCTGGTGTCGCATGGTACCTCTGATGTCCGCTGTGCACCATCCTCGGATAGATGCAGCAAGCATGCGGATGGTTGGGCCAACAGCAAAGAGCAAGCAACATGTGCGAAAAGCCGAAAActatttttattcttttttagttGGAAACCGAACTTGCAATTCGATTTTAGGGTTCTGAAATAACTATTCGAGTGCTCCTATGTGCAATGTTTGCTTTCTGCTCGCCACAGTTTAATTTGCACACAGTCACCTGCTTTGGAGCCACTAGCACAAGACCATTCTAAGCACCttatgcatatttgattttttcCTTAGTTTTTATAAATGCTTACTTGATTTTGCGATGTTCTTCTATATATCCAACAGTATCTAATACCATAAATACATTTTGCAATTGCACAGTGCTCAGTTTGTGCCAAAGGTGTTATTTTGGTACTACAGGATTTATAAGTGAAGTTGCTGAAGAAGCGGCTTTAAAGCTGTCTGCTGCTATTGCTTCCATGGTTAGAATCTGAAAACTTAACATTTAGGATTACTTTCTGGATTGAGAATGATTCCAATGGCATATGTATATGTACGTCACTGAAGGCAACCAACGAGAACCTCCCACCAAATGTGATCAGGCAATTGGCTAAAGAATTGAAGAATCTTGATGACTCACCTCCAGAAGGAATCAAAGTTAGTGTTAATGATGATGACTTCACCACTATTTTTGCTGATATTGAGGGTCCTGGTAAGATATTGTCAAGATACATTGGTTTTACACCTGCCATTATTTTGTTACTTTAATGATTAATTTTGCATGCATCTTTATGGTGCCCATGCTGTTGAACTTGCTTAGTAAGTAGTGTTAGTCTTTTGTCAGTCCATAGATTTTTAACAAACTGTTTGTTTAGAGCTAAGTATTATGAAGCTTGCCCTATGACAGTGGCTATGACAGACcttgaattgctttgaaatttcTAAGTTTCCTTTTATCTTGTACTACTTTCTTAAATTATGTCTTCAAAATCTAAATCGCAACATGGTGCAGCTGGAACTCCATACGAGAATGGATTATTCAGGATGAAACTATTATTATCCCGTGACTTCCCTCATTCTCCTCCAAAAGGTTGCTGTCTTTTGAAACTTTGAGAATCTTCCATAGTAGATTTTTCCCCTTTTAGTGAAGCATTTAACTAAAAGTCTTTGGCTTTCTACTTACTTGCAGGattctttttgaccaaaattttcCATCCAAACATAGCAACTAGTGGTGAGATATGTGTGAATACACTGAAGAAGGATTGGAATCCTGGTCTTGGATTAAGACATGTTCTGCTGGTAAGCTGAAAGTACAGCACACTCACCCTTAGTCCTTATTCCACTGCTAATGTGCCACCTGTCTCTAATCAATTTTCAAGTTTGATCTATCTCAGAGGTCCAAATATCGTCAATTCGCCACAACATGCTGCGGACTTACTATTGGTCACTTTTTTTACACGTTTGTCAGGTAGTTAGATGCCTTCTGATTGAACCATTTCCTGAATCTGCCCTCAATGAACAAGCTGGAAAGATGTTACTTGAAAACTACGAGGAGTACGCACGGCATGCAAGGTTCGCCTCAATTTCATGTTGTCAGCCTAGACTAGCCCTCAGCTTTTTTTCCCTTTGTGGTGAAGATTACATTGTTAGGCTTGTGTGCAAGCACTGTCTACAATTACATGTGTCAGATCATATCTCTTACTGAAGCGTCTTTTGAACCTGTAACGAGTTCCTGATGACCATTTCTGTTCTCTGTATGTAGGCTATACACTGGCATCCACGCACTTAAACCTAAGAACAAGTCAAAGAGTGGAGTTATTTCTGAGTCAACCACAGCTCTAAATGTGGGCCAGTCCAATACTGTTCTCGGTGAGAACACACTTTTGGCGTCAGCAGCGATATCTACCTCTGCTGCGGCCAAAGCATTAGGTAAAAACTCTCTGGATCAGAATGCTGCTACGTCTGATCCTGTTGTAGGAGCATCTGGCGCGCCCAAGAAGGATGCGCCACATGCAGTCAAAGTTCCAGTCGATAAGAAGAAGATGGATGCAAGGAAGAAGAGCTTGAAGAGATTGTAATTGTAACCGAATAATCCTGGGAGGAGAGGGGGAGCGCTTAGTGGTAGAtaagataatgatgacttcatttgTTGCTAGATTCAGAAGACGCCGGGTTAGAACTGAAGGTAAAATAGCGCCAGAAGCATCTCATGGGCTGTACTCTGTTTGAACAATCTGTCCGTGCAATTACAATCATTTATTCATTTGTTTGGAAGAATAGTTGCCTTTTTCTGTTGATTCCCACTATCTCTTTGTTTAGTCTTGTTGTTCCTCTACAAAAGAGATTAGATGCTCCATGGACGATGGACATGGAATAGCTAGTTCAGTGAACGTGAAGCTTTCTTTGACGAGGCGTTGAGTGCTAAAGTGAAGAAGGCAGTAGATAGATACTCGTTCCAGAACCAATAAAGAACGGACACGAGAAAACAACAAAACTATTGCCCCACCGTAATGATCATTTCGGCTACTGCAGAACCTTTTCCTTCGGGTAGTAGGGCTGGGGCCTAAATTGGGAAACCATGACGGAACTTTCGTTCCGGGCTGATTCTCAGCCCACTGACTTTTGTCCCCCGTTGGGAGCTGTAATCTCATGCCCACCTCGATTCTTCAGGAGTACTATCAAAAAGGCCTTTTACAAACACTAATCTGCCTCCCATCATGCCCATCCCCACTAGCACCACATCAGTCCAGCACCAGCTCCGGCACTCTCTCTTGTTCAAGCACTAGCAGCatattcggttggctggttcatatcgttgctggttcatgaagacgtattactggctggtttgtgtgagagaaaaatactcttccggctagaaatttatgatcgtttacgacaagccacagccaaacgaataggctgaGGTGTCTAGGTCATGTGGATGGAGTTTCCTTTTCGAGATACGATTTcttgttttccttttctttttctttttgagataTATTATTTCTGTTTATAGCCTATCCCAACATACCTGGGACTGAAAAGCTATGTTGTTGTTATAGTATATATTGTCGCCAATATTCTTCTCAATTTATCTGGAGCAATGTGACTACTGCTAATCTTCAAGGCttcgttcggctggctggctagGTTGAGCCTGGCTGGCCAGCCACTCACAGAAGCACTGTTCACGTGACagacagaacagtatttttctctcacaacaatcagccggaacagtattttatcTTATTTTTCGGTCCTGCAAAACAGGCCCCAAAAGACCTAAGATTACAAGCAGTCAAGATCCAAGAATCCAGATGACAAAGCCCAAGTGAGCTTTTTACACTTTGATCTGCCGGTGACGTGCTATGCCCTGCCATGCGATGCGATGGTGATCCACTCGCTCTTCCGGCCCCAAAGTTCTCGTGACCCAAAGAGGATTCAAGTACTTTCACAGCCAGCCGCGCCACTAGGCACTAGGCAAGGGCACAAGGCTGGCTTGGCTATGCTttgcgcctctctctctctctctctgcccttttactttgtttttttatataaaatataCTCTTTAATCCGTTAGGTTACTTTGACAGGAGAGACCAGTAATGAAAAGTCCAAAGCGATGGCCGGTGAGGCGGTGACGTGCTACGTGCTACGGCTTAGCCAGGGAAACATGCAATTGGCTGGTtggtatcgttgctggttcgtaaagaagtattaatttgtgtgagagaaaaatactattctaactaaaaatttacgatcgacCAGTCATAGCCAAACGAACCTCGCCACCTCTCCAGACGCAACGGAGGAGATACGCGGCTTGTTTTCGAAGTCAGGTGCGGAAAACCCTGTGCAGCATAATGTTTTAGGCTGTCCGCACTCGTCGACCTCTATTTTCATCTCTAAAAAGGAATATTCTATCCTAGTCATCGAAATTCTCTACTCTATACTCATTCCTTCTGCACTCGTATTACCTCTATTTCATACTCTATAtccactatttcatattttatttctctctctcacctttctctctctccccagctctctttctctctctcgcagGAACCTCGGGAGGCGTTTAGTGGCCAGCAGCGCAGCCTCCACGGATAGCGGCCCGCGCGCGGACCGCTACCGTCGCGTGCCGCATGCAGGTGCGCGGTGCGCGCGATACAGGCGCTGCTGCGCGTTTGCAGGCCTGTTAGGTTATCCAGAAGGTCAAAGCAGCTGGTGGTGGATGAGATGTTTCAAGGGCAAAGGCTACGCCGTACTCCTGGTTGGTCTTGTCGCGAAGAGGAAAGAAGAATCTCTAATGTCACGGGCACGAAACGTGCCTACTCTTGCGTCTATATATCCATGCCATGATCTTCTCTCTGACTAATATAAGTGTTACGGTTTCGTACGTTTCACTATTttctttatattatattattaggCTACTAATAATACCATTAAAATAACATTGTGTACACTGTAATGTGTGCTCCCTTAAGAATAGTCCAGTGTTGTTGAGCCCTGCAGGTTGCAAACCGGGCTTAATTAATACAAGAAACTGTGGTGGATGAACGTCAGTCGTCAGGGTTGTGACAAAAGATTCTCCATGCCCGGCCTAGTGGCCACTCCTCCTACCCGCACTAATCAAATGCCCAAATCTTCGATCTCAATTCTCACAGGACGAATGTCCGTGACATACGCGTATATGAGTGATGTGAGATCCACCGTTGTTTGTTTATAAGGCTTTAAGCCGTCGTCCTTCCTTCGTGCACCAAATTAATGCGCCTCGATTAATTATTAGTATTAAGCACCCAGTCACAGCACATCTATCACTGTAtttagtatgggttattgtacgTCTTCG includes these proteins:
- the LOC136527190 gene encoding ubiquitin-conjugating enzyme E2 22-like isoform X2 — its product is MATNENLPPNVIRQLAKELKNLDDSPPEGIKVSVNDDDFTTIFADIEGPAGTPYENGLFRMKLLLSRDFPHSPPKGFFLTKIFHPNIATSGEICVNTLKKDWNPGLGLRHVLLVVRCLLIEPFPESALNEQAGKMLLENYEEYARHARLYTGIHALKPKNKSKSGVISESTTALNVGQSNTVLGENTLLASAAISTSAAAKALGKNSLDQNAATSDPVVGASGAPKKDAPHAVKVPVDKKKMDARKKSLKRL
- the LOC136527190 gene encoding ubiquitin-conjugating enzyme E2 22-like isoform X1 — protein: MDNRDSLPEWQLIVLSLCQRCYFGTTGFISEVAEEAALKLSAAIASMATNENLPPNVIRQLAKELKNLDDSPPEGIKVSVNDDDFTTIFADIEGPAGTPYENGLFRMKLLLSRDFPHSPPKGFFLTKIFHPNIATSGEICVNTLKKDWNPGLGLRHVLLVVRCLLIEPFPESALNEQAGKMLLENYEEYARHARLYTGIHALKPKNKSKSGVISESTTALNVGQSNTVLGENTLLASAAISTSAAAKALGKNSLDQNAATSDPVVGASGAPKKDAPHAVKVPVDKKKMDARKKSLKRL